The genomic stretch ACTGCGCTCTATGGTTCCCGCGGCGCCAACGGCGTTGTGGTGATCAGGACTAAGGAGCCTGCGCCCGGTAAGCTGCGACTGACCTATCGCATGGGCGCCAACCTGAGCGTGCCCGATCTTACCAGCTACCACCTGCTGGGTTCCCGCGATAAGCTGGAACTGGAGCGGCTTTCCGGCTATTACCAGAGCGCCACCCAGGCGCCCGAAGTGAATGTGCAGCTGCAGCAGTATTATAATGAGGTCAAGACGCTGGTGGAGCAGGGCATTAATACGTACTGGCTGGCCAAGCCCCTGCGTACACAGCTGGACCAGACCCATAATATCAAAGTGGAAGGTGGTGATCAGTCGTTCCGCTACGATCTCTCCCTCCAATACAATAATGTGAACGGCGTCATGAAGGGATCGGAAAGGAATGCCTACAATGGCTCCATCAACCTCTCGTACCGGCTGAAGAACCTTACTTTCCGGAATAACCTGGTCATTGGGCATACCCGGTCAGCGGAATCACCCTATGGCTCCTATGCAGATTATGCCAGGCTCAATCCTTACTGGAAGCCCACGGACAATGAAGGCCGGATAGTACAGTTCTTTACCCCCTTCAATGCCAGCTACTGGACGCAGACCAGTAAATACGCGGGCAATCCGCATCCTAACCCGCTGTATGATGCCACGCTCAATACCTATGACAAAACCAACTATACCTCCATCATCAACAATTTCCAGCTGGAATGGATACCCATTACACATGTGCTGGTGCGCGGCGGTGTAGGTATTACAGGTACTATGCGTTACCGCGATAATTTCCTGCCGGCCGCTCATTCCCGCTTTGCTGATTATGGCGAGGCCGATATTTTCCGGAAAGGCAGCTATGATTATACCAGCGGCAAGGAATTCAACTATACTACTAACCTGCAGGTCAACTACTCCAATCGTTTTGCCGGCGTGCACAATGTGAGTGTTGGCGTCAACCTGGACATGCAGGAAAATAATAACCGCATCTACTCTTTCAAGGCGGAAGGTTTCCCGGATGAATCCATTGACTTCATGGCCATGGCGCTGCAGTATGAGCAGAACGGATCACCGGGCGGCAGTGAGGCCAAAGACAGGCGCATTGGTCTGCTGGGTAACCTGAACTATACCTATGATGACCGGTTCCTGGCTGAGTTTGCCTATAGGCAGGATGGCTCTTCCCAGTTCGGTCTTAACAGGCGTTTTGCGCCGTTCTGGTCGGCCGGTGTGGGCTATAACCTGCATTATGAAAATTTCATTGCCGATAATTTCCTGTTCATTGATCGCCTTAAGGTCAAGGCCAGCTATGGTTCTACCGGTTCCACCCAGTTCAGCGCCTACCAGGCCCTGGCTACCTATGGGTATATTATCGGGGATCGGTACAAGACCTGGCTGGGTACCCAGCGCAATGAGCTGGGCAACCCCGACCTGGAATGGCAGAATACCGGCAAGTACAATGTGGGCGTGGAACTGGGCCTGTTCAAAAGCAGGGTGACCATGGAGGCTAACTACTTTTATGAGAAAACATCCAACCTGCTGTCGTCCCTGGAACTGCCTTACAGCAACGGGTTCACCAGCTACAATGAAAATATCGGTTCGCTCCAGCAGCGCGGTATTGAACTGATGGCTACCGTATGGCTGGTGCGCAGCAACCGCCAGCGCTTTTCCTGGTCCGTGTCCGGTAATATTATCTACAATACGGATAAGATCGACAGGCTTTCTGAGGCCATGAAAGTAGCTAACGAAAAACTGGCCCTGCAGGGCGGCGCCTTTCCCAATACCATCATTCGCCAGGGCGATTCCCGCAATACTATCTACGTGGTGCCTTCCCTGGGCATTGATCCCAGTACGGGCAGGGAGCTCTTCCTCAACCGCTTTGGCGGGGTGACCTATAGCTGGGACCCGCGGGACAGGGTAGCGGCCGGACTGGATCAGCCCAAATACCGTGGCAATTTCAGTACGCTGGTACGTTACGGCAACCTGACCTTTAACGCCAGCTTTGGGTTCCGTTTTGGTGGCCAGCTGTATAACCGGACGCTGATAGAAAAGATCGAAAATGCAGACAAGCTGTTCAATGTGGACGAGCGGGTGTTCAATGACCGCTGGATCCAACCCGGCGACCGCGCCGCTTTCCGTGGCATCAATGAAGTAGTGGCTATCAATGCCTCTTCCCGCTTTGTACAGGATGAGAATACGCTCATCTGCCAGAACCTTAACCTGAACTACGATCTGTACAATAAGGCCTGGCTGAAGAAGATGGGGCTGCAGTCCCTCTCGCTGGCCGCCAATACCGGGGAGCTGTTCTATATCTCCACCGTGCGGCAGGAGCGTGGGCTTGATTATCCTTTCACCCGCCAGTTCTCGCTGGTATTGTATGCGGCATTCTAAAACAATTGAACCATGAAAAGTATTAGCACTTATATATTACTGTTCGGCTGCCTGCTGACCATGGGCTGCAAAAAATGGCTGGATGTAAAACCCGAAGGCCTTTCTACCTCGGATGAGCTTTTTGCCTCCCAGAAAGGATTCCGGGATGCCCTCACCGGCGCCTATATCCGGATGAAGGAAGGCGATATCTACGGCGGCGGCCTCACCTGGGGTTTTGTGGAGTATATGGCCTGCAACTGGGAGCTGGCCACCAACAGCGGCAATACCGCCCTTCCAAGGCTGATGGCGGGCGACTATACCCATGCCACGGTTCGTGAGTGGATGGACAATATCTATATTGATCTCTATAAAGTGGTGGCGGATGTGAACAGCCTGCTGGCAGCAATAGACGAAAAAAAGACCGTGTTCACGGATGGCAACTATGAGCTGACCAAGGGCGAGGCCCTGGCGCTGCGGGCCTTCTGTCATTTTGATGTACTCCGGCTCTTTGGTCCTATGCCACAGGCCCCGGGCACTGACCCGTTGTTCCCCTATGTGAAGGAAGTGAGCAAAAATATTCATGAGCCCCTGGACTATGCGGCTTTCACCCGGCAGCTGCTGGCTGATCTGGGCGAAGCGGAAAACCTGCTGAAGGACGTAGATCCTTTCCGGACCTGGTCCATGGCCGAGCTGAACCCGGCGCAGAACGCAACGCCTGTGCTGCGGGATAATTACCTGCTCTACCGGCAGGTGCGGATGAACTATTATGCCGTGCTGGCGCTGAAAGCCCGTGTATACATGTGGCTGGCCGCCCAGGATCCCAGCCTGCAGGGGGAGGCCGCCAGGGCTGCACAGCTGGTGATTGATGCAAAGGATCATAACGGCCTGCCTACTTTCCGCCTGGGCAATGAAGGGGACAGGGTAGCCGGTGATTATACGATGTCGCCCGAGCACCTGATGGCGGTCAGCATCTATAACCTGGAACCCATGGCCAACGGCCTGTTTACGGAAAATGGCAGTTATTTCCGCTATGATTTCAACGTGCAGGATGGTTTCTGGTACCTCAATAACCTGTTCCCGGTAAATGAACGGACTTCCGATGTGCGGTGGAAAGAGATGTGGAGCTATAAGATCGGTAACGGCCTGACCAACTACGTGATGTACCGGAAGTTCCTGCAGCGAACTGGCAATCCTGTTCTTCAGTCGCCCCTGCTGCGCCTCAGTGAAATGTACCTGGTCCTTACGGAATGCGCCGCCACCAAAACTGAGGCGGAAGGTTATTACAGTACTTACTGTGCTGCCAAAGGCATTCCTTTTGTCAATGGTTTTGGTACGGGCGACTGGCTGGCAGATCGCCGCAACAAGCTGATCCGGGAATACGTCCGGGAATTCTATGCAGAAGGACAAACCTTTTTCAACTATAAACGCATGAATGTGGTAGCGCTGCCTGCCAGCTGGACCTACACCCAGTTTACGGGTAGACAGGAGCGTTATGTGGTGCCTAAACCGCTGCGTGAAATAGATTATAACAATAAATAACCAGGTCATGATCCGAATACTTTTTTATACCCTGCTGCTGGGCATGCTGGCTGCCGGATGTTCCGAAGCAGACCATCTGTTGTACAATGATAGCGCGCGGCTGCAGATCAATGACACCACCGCTATGAGCTATACTTTCTTTTATGAGCCCGAAACCATGGTGCAGGACACCGTGTATGTGGAGGTCTTCACCATTGGCGATCCCGTGAACCAGGACCGGCCGGTAACGCTGGTACAGGTAGCCGGGGAAAACCAGGCCTATCCTGCTGTTTCCGGCCAGCATTTTGTGCCGCTGGATGATCCGGCCATCAAACCACTCATGGTAGTAAAGGCCAACCAGGTCAGCGGCCTGATCCCGGTGGTGGTGAAAAGGGATGCCGGTATGAAGCAGCACAGCTACCGGCTCCGGCTGCAGCTGGCTGCCAACGAGGCTTTTTTATTAGGGGAAGAAGGGAGACGCGTAAAAACGGTCATTGTCTCCGATAAGCTGGAACGCTTTTATTCCTGGCGGGCGGACGATGGAACGGCTCCTGCCTTTTACACTTTTGGAAAGTACAGTACAGCCAAGCACCAGTTCATGTATGATGTGCTGCAGGTCAGGGTCGATGAAGAATGGTATAAGGCTATTTCCGACATGCAGGCGCAGCAGCATTACAAGAACCTGGTCAAGGAGGCGCTGAATGCCTTCAATACCGATCCTGCCAACCTGGCCAGCGGCGCTGCACCCCTCCGGGAAAGCAGTGATCCCGCAAGCTCTGCTGTAACTTTTCCCTGATGCACTTTTAAATAAAACGGAATGAACATAAAATATATCTTCCTGATAGCACTGCTGCCGGTACTGGCCGTTTCCTGCTACAAGGATAAAAGCAATACCAGTGAGCTGATCCTGCCCGAAGTATCGGTGACTGGCTTTCAGCCCGGCTATACCGTGTTTACCCACCAGGATATGCTGGACATTGCTCCTGCAGTGGAGAATGAGTCCCTCTTTGATTTTTACTGGACCTTATACAGTACTAATTTTAATGTGCAGGAAGGGGTAGTGCCCCGGGCGGACACTATTGCCCGCACCCGCGCCCTGCACTATGAAGTGCTGCTGAATCCCGGCGCCTATATCCTGATCTTCAATGTCCGGAACAAGACCACCGGCGTAACGGAGCTGTTGACCAGCAAGCTGCAGGTCTCCACGCTGACCATGTCCGGCTGGTATTTTCTGAAAGATGATGGCGCCAATACTGATTTTGATTTTGTATATCCTGATGGCCGGATCGATAACTGGATCGCCTTCTTCAATGGCGGCAGGAACCTGCCCGGCAAAGCGGTGAAAGCGGTATATGCGCCGGCTTTTAAGTCTACCCCTACGTCTTCTGACCTCTACAACGCTTTTGTGGTGTTGTCGGAACAGGATGCCGTGATCTGCCGGATAGACAATGGTGAGATCAAATTTGATTTCGATAATATGTTCTTCACCAAACCTGCTGTGCGTAAGCTGCAGAATGTGGTGCAGCCGATGATCAACAACATTGTTACCATTATCAATGACAACAAGCCTTACACCCTGACCAAAGGTGGACTGTTTGCCAATTTCCCGCCGTCCAGCTACCGGTTGGCGCCTCAGCTGGGTGTGGCAGGCCTGGTGATGGGTTTTGACCAACAGTCAAAAACGGTGATCAACCTGGATAATGCCAATTATACAGCGCTGGGCGCCAGTGGCGATGCATTGAAGAATATGAATGCCGAGCTGGTCTGGAGCATCGGCTATTCCGGGCTGCGCAGTATGGCGGCCCTGTTGTTCCGCCATCCGTCGGGGAATGGCAGCTTTTATAAGCTCAATGCCACCTATGGCCATATGGCGGGCTGGACCACGCCGCTGATAGCCGATGTGAAAACGGTGCCGGCCGGTCATGGACTGTTGGCTGCCAGCATCATTGCGGGCAACTATGATGCGGATTATTATTACTATGCACAGGGCAATAAACTCTACCTGACTGATCTGGCCTCACTGACAGAGAACCTGCAGCTGGAATTGCCGGCAGGGGAGGAGATCACCTGTGTGCAGCATGTCAAATATCCGCAGCCCGCAGCCAATGTGCTGTACACCACCGATTACCTGGCCATTGCCAGTTATTCGGCCGGGCATTACAAAATATGGCTGCACCGCATCAGCAGTACCGGTACTGTTCAGCCGCTGGCGCAACCCAATTATGAGGGCTCCGGCCGGGTATCCTGTATCAATTACCTGGAGAACGGCATAGGCGCCCGTATTTTTTAATTTTTTGGACGAACCATGAAAGCATTGATTATACTGCTGGCAGCGTGCTGCTTCGTAGAAGTTGCAGCGGGTCAGTCGTTCAATAGAACAGACAGCCTGCGCCTTGTTCAGCAGCAGGCCGAACTCAAACTGGCCTTACAGCATCACGACAGCCTCCTGGCCAACAGGCAGGAGCAATGGCTGGCAGCGCAAAAGCTGAAAGCGCAGTATGATACTATTGGCCTGGCGTTGTACCGGGCAGAGATGGCTGTGTTGAAGCGGGAACGCAAAGCGCAGGAGATCCTTTTCATTCAGCAGCACCCGGATTACCAGGTAAGCCTTGATGCTTTGAGTGATGTGATCGGCCACCTGCCGGAAGATATCCGCGCCTATGACCGGCTGTACAAAAGGCTGGATAAAAAGGTCCGGCAATCGGAACAGGGGCGCAAGCTTAGAAAGACCATTGAGCTGTACCTTGCCGTGGCTGTTGGCGCCAAAGCACCGGATTTTACGGCGCCGGATACCCTGGGTAATCCGCTGCGGCTGTCGGACCTCCGCGGGAAGTATGTGCTGCTGGATTTCTGGGCCAGTTGGTGCGGTCCCTGCCGGGAAGAGAACCCCGCTGTAGTAGCTGCCTGGAACCGGTATCAATGGCGCGGGTTCACCGTGCTCTCCGTTTCACTGGACCAGCCCGGTAAAAAAGAGGCCTGGCTGAAAGCCATCCGGGACGACCGGCTCACCTGGAGCCATGTGTCGGACCTGCAGCACTGGAACAGTGCGTTGGCAAAGCTGTATGGTGTGCGTTCCATTCCGCAGAACTTCCTGATTGACCCCAAAGGGAAGATCATTGCCGCCAACCTGCGGGGAGCGGCGCTGGAAGCGCAGCTGGAAACCCTGCTGAAATAAGTATGTTGAACTGACGGTTATTAGTAAGTATACAGGCGCCTTCTTTTGAAGGCGCCTTTTTTTATTGGGGACGAAACATGCTGCCGCTTACCGGCTGCTGGCTTACGGTGCCCGATACCCGGGCAGGTATACTATGGCTTCTTTTTAGTATACTATCGATGTGGCACAGGTTTTTACGGGGTCATATATTTGGAATCGCCTGTGGGAATAGGTATTTTACAGCTGCTCCAATTCACAGAAAAATCAAACCTTATGCTACGCCATTTTCTAACGGTATATGATACCTATCCGATATTATTCCCCTCTGCGTTTTTTTCGAAGCAGTATATCCTGATCAGTAATTCTTCTCTCATTTATTAATCATAAAACCAGTATGTTATGTTACACAAATGGCTGACAGGCTTTTGCCTGTCCATCATGGCTTTATTTGCCTTTTCGTTTACGCAGGAATTTAATGAAACAAGGGTGTCGCA from Candidatus Pseudobacter hemicellulosilyticus encodes the following:
- a CDS encoding SusC/RagA family TonB-linked outer membrane protein — protein: MKLTALLLTVVFLNAFAAGNAQSVTLSGKALSLQEVLSAVKKQTGYVFFYNRNDLRDARPVSIDAKQLPLSSFLEQVMERQPLQFRIDGKTIVLSRKPVFLPVQLHAVDSAVQDRQPITGSVTDTLGVPLAGATVSIRGKERSVSTDAGGRFTIDADPGDWLVVSYIGYAGITYRVKADTKNLSLVLRVAGSTIEDVVVTGIFNKSKETYTGVARVISEKELRQFQGRNIFTTIGNIDPSFYVVPNNNAGSNPNTIPDIQIRGARSLPYVDQLQDQTRAGLNMPLIILDGFETTMQRMLDLDNNQILSITLLKDGSATALYGSRGANGVVVIRTKEPAPGKLRLTYRMGANLSVPDLTSYHLLGSRDKLELERLSGYYQSATQAPEVNVQLQQYYNEVKTLVEQGINTYWLAKPLRTQLDQTHNIKVEGGDQSFRYDLSLQYNNVNGVMKGSERNAYNGSINLSYRLKNLTFRNNLVIGHTRSAESPYGSYADYARLNPYWKPTDNEGRIVQFFTPFNASYWTQTSKYAGNPHPNPLYDATLNTYDKTNYTSIINNFQLEWIPITHVLVRGGVGITGTMRYRDNFLPAAHSRFADYGEADIFRKGSYDYTSGKEFNYTTNLQVNYSNRFAGVHNVSVGVNLDMQENNNRIYSFKAEGFPDESIDFMAMALQYEQNGSPGGSEAKDRRIGLLGNLNYTYDDRFLAEFAYRQDGSSQFGLNRRFAPFWSAGVGYNLHYENFIADNFLFIDRLKVKASYGSTGSTQFSAYQALATYGYIIGDRYKTWLGTQRNELGNPDLEWQNTGKYNVGVELGLFKSRVTMEANYFYEKTSNLLSSLELPYSNGFTSYNENIGSLQQRGIELMATVWLVRSNRQRFSWSVSGNIIYNTDKIDRLSEAMKVANEKLALQGGAFPNTIIRQGDSRNTIYVVPSLGIDPSTGRELFLNRFGGVTYSWDPRDRVAAGLDQPKYRGNFSTLVRYGNLTFNASFGFRFGGQLYNRTLIEKIENADKLFNVDERVFNDRWIQPGDRAAFRGINEVVAINASSRFVQDENTLICQNLNLNYDLYNKAWLKKMGLQSLSLAANTGELFYISTVRQERGLDYPFTRQFSLVLYAAF
- a CDS encoding RagB/SusD family nutrient uptake outer membrane protein, with the protein product MKSISTYILLFGCLLTMGCKKWLDVKPEGLSTSDELFASQKGFRDALTGAYIRMKEGDIYGGGLTWGFVEYMACNWELATNSGNTALPRLMAGDYTHATVREWMDNIYIDLYKVVADVNSLLAAIDEKKTVFTDGNYELTKGEALALRAFCHFDVLRLFGPMPQAPGTDPLFPYVKEVSKNIHEPLDYAAFTRQLLADLGEAENLLKDVDPFRTWSMAELNPAQNATPVLRDNYLLYRQVRMNYYAVLALKARVYMWLAAQDPSLQGEAARAAQLVIDAKDHNGLPTFRLGNEGDRVAGDYTMSPEHLMAVSIYNLEPMANGLFTENGSYFRYDFNVQDGFWYLNNLFPVNERTSDVRWKEMWSYKIGNGLTNYVMYRKFLQRTGNPVLQSPLLRLSEMYLVLTECAATKTEAEGYYSTYCAAKGIPFVNGFGTGDWLADRRNKLIREYVREFYAEGQTFFNYKRMNVVALPASWTYTQFTGRQERYVVPKPLREIDYNNK
- a CDS encoding DUF4843 domain-containing protein translates to MIRILFYTLLLGMLAAGCSEADHLLYNDSARLQINDTTAMSYTFFYEPETMVQDTVYVEVFTIGDPVNQDRPVTLVQVAGENQAYPAVSGQHFVPLDDPAIKPLMVVKANQVSGLIPVVVKRDAGMKQHSYRLRLQLAANEAFLLGEEGRRVKTVIVSDKLERFYSWRADDGTAPAFYTFGKYSTAKHQFMYDVLQVRVDEEWYKAISDMQAQQHYKNLVKEALNAFNTDPANLASGAAPLRESSDPASSAVTFP
- a CDS encoding PKD-like family lipoprotein, encoding MNIKYIFLIALLPVLAVSCYKDKSNTSELILPEVSVTGFQPGYTVFTHQDMLDIAPAVENESLFDFYWTLYSTNFNVQEGVVPRADTIARTRALHYEVLLNPGAYILIFNVRNKTTGVTELLTSKLQVSTLTMSGWYFLKDDGANTDFDFVYPDGRIDNWIAFFNGGRNLPGKAVKAVYAPAFKSTPTSSDLYNAFVVLSEQDAVICRIDNGEIKFDFDNMFFTKPAVRKLQNVVQPMINNIVTIINDNKPYTLTKGGLFANFPPSSYRLAPQLGVAGLVMGFDQQSKTVINLDNANYTALGASGDALKNMNAELVWSIGYSGLRSMAALLFRHPSGNGSFYKLNATYGHMAGWTTPLIADVKTVPAGHGLLAASIIAGNYDADYYYYAQGNKLYLTDLASLTENLQLELPAGEEITCVQHVKYPQPAANVLYTTDYLAIASYSAGHYKIWLHRISSTGTVQPLAQPNYEGSGRVSCINYLENGIGARIF
- a CDS encoding TlpA disulfide reductase family protein yields the protein MKALIILLAACCFVEVAAGQSFNRTDSLRLVQQQAELKLALQHHDSLLANRQEQWLAAQKLKAQYDTIGLALYRAEMAVLKRERKAQEILFIQQHPDYQVSLDALSDVIGHLPEDIRAYDRLYKRLDKKVRQSEQGRKLRKTIELYLAVAVGAKAPDFTAPDTLGNPLRLSDLRGKYVLLDFWASWCGPCREENPAVVAAWNRYQWRGFTVLSVSLDQPGKKEAWLKAIRDDRLTWSHVSDLQHWNSALAKLYGVRSIPQNFLIDPKGKIIAANLRGAALEAQLETLLK